Proteins encoded in a region of the Clostridium beijerinckii genome:
- a CDS encoding methylated-DNA--[protein]-cysteine S-methyltransferase: MENVYYYNTKIGKISIVENGTAITKICFISKDELNIEGNETELLRKAIKQLEEFFEGERNCFDLPLAPKGTEFQRKVWSALQEIPFGETRSYGEIAKIVGNEKAARAVGMANNKNPIPIIIPCHRVVGANGKLVGYAGGLNVKEKLLEIEKDYKI; this comes from the coding sequence ATGGAAAATGTATATTACTATAACACTAAAATCGGCAAAATCAGCATAGTGGAAAATGGTACAGCAATTACAAAAATTTGTTTCATAAGCAAAGATGAACTTAATATAGAAGGAAATGAAACAGAGTTACTACGAAAAGCTATAAAACAATTGGAAGAGTTTTTTGAAGGAGAGCGAAATTGTTTTGATTTACCATTAGCGCCTAAGGGGACGGAGTTCCAAAGAAAAGTATGGAGTGCTCTACAAGAGATTCCTTTTGGAGAAACAAGGAGTTATGGTGAAATTGCCAAAATAGTAGGCAATGAAAAAGCAGCGAGAGCTGTTGGTATGGCTAATAATAAAAATCCAATTCCAATTATAATACCTTGTCATAGAGTGGTTGGTGCTAATGGTAAATTGGTTGGATATGCTGGTGGTCTTAATGTAAAGGAAAAGCTTCTTGAAATTGAGAAGGATTATAAAATATAA
- a CDS encoding Gfo/Idh/MocA family protein encodes MIRWGIIGLGNIALRFAKSLSYSNEGKLYAMASRTKEKRDEFYDKYNCEKVYENYNELLRDEEVDAVYIALPHGFHKHWSIEALRHKKAVLCEKPVGINSEEMVEIKKEALLNSTFFMEAMKTRFIPIISDIKKIIRNKEIGDITAIEANFCNNVENIKPGSYLLDKEQGGALLDVGIYPLSFVMDIIDSEVINVKSYMDINESGVDSYFKAILSFEDGVIGTVEGAIDRNKERTAIIRGTKGWMEIPMYNRPNKAVVNLNSGKSYTIEKDIEFDDMYAEIKEVHNCLKESKLESDYLTLNESIRVMEVLDRIRMNAE; translated from the coding sequence ATGATTAGATGGGGAATTATAGGACTTGGAAATATAGCTTTGAGATTTGCAAAGAGTTTATCATATTCTAATGAAGGTAAACTGTATGCTATGGCATCTAGAACTAAGGAAAAACGTGATGAATTTTATGACAAGTATAATTGTGAGAAAGTTTATGAAAATTATAATGAATTATTAAGAGATGAAGAAGTGGATGCTGTATATATAGCATTACCTCACGGCTTTCATAAACACTGGTCCATCGAAGCTTTAAGGCATAAAAAGGCTGTGTTGTGTGAGAAACCCGTAGGGATAAATTCAGAAGAAATGGTAGAAATAAAGAAAGAAGCTTTACTAAATAGTACATTCTTTATGGAAGCTATGAAGACAAGATTTATTCCGATAATTAGTGATATTAAGAAAATAATAAGAAATAAAGAGATCGGAGATATAACGGCTATAGAAGCTAACTTTTGCAATAATGTAGAAAACATTAAACCGGGATCGTATTTATTAGACAAGGAACAAGGTGGGGCGCTACTTGATGTAGGAATTTATCCATTGTCATTTGTAATGGATATTATTGATTCAGAAGTTATAAATGTTAAGTCTTACATGGATATAAATGAATCAGGAGTCGATTCCTATTTTAAAGCAATACTTTCTTTTGAAGATGGAGTAATAGGAACTGTAGAAGGGGCAATTGATAGAAATAAAGAAAGGACAGCTATTATTAGAGGAACAAAGGGATGGATGGAGATTCCGATGTATAATAGACCGAACAAAGCTGTTGTTAATCTAAATTCGGGCAAGTCATATACAATTGAAAAAGATATAGAATTTGATGACATGTATGCAGAGATTAAAGAAGTTCATAACTGTTTAAAAGAGTCAAAGCTTGAAAGTGATTATTTAACTTTAAATGAATCAATTCGGGTTATGGAAGTATTAGATAGAATTAGAATGAATGCGGAATAA
- a CDS encoding DMT family transporter produces the protein MDEVKVYTNRKNIVLLATLCCFLWGSAYPAIKVGYSLFNISDIGSKLIFAGYRFTLAGIFILIFELISKRVIFKFTRKQFGQITLLGLTQTALQYIFFYVGMSYTTGVRGSIINGTGTFVSIILAHFIYKNDRLNLNKIIGCVIGFIGVVIVNLNGESLGGTSVTFKGEGFIMIAAIIFAVSAIYGKKITQTQEPSIVTGFQLFIGGILLTALGFTLGGSLEGFTAKSTSLLIYMALLSSIAFAVWTQLLKYNKVGLISVFNFLIPVFGTLLSASILGENIFDIKILIALILVCYGIFLVYRVKKEK, from the coding sequence ATGGATGAAGTAAAAGTTTATACTAACAGAAAAAATATTGTACTTTTAGCAACATTATGTTGCTTTTTATGGGGAAGTGCATATCCGGCTATAAAAGTTGGATATTCACTATTCAATATAAGTGACATAGGCTCTAAATTAATTTTTGCAGGATATAGGTTTACACTTGCAGGTATTTTTATACTTATATTTGAGCTTATATCAAAAAGAGTTATATTTAAATTTACTAGAAAGCAATTTGGGCAGATAACCTTATTAGGGTTAACTCAAACTGCACTTCAATATATATTCTTTTACGTTGGAATGTCATATACTACAGGGGTTAGAGGATCTATAATAAATGGAACAGGAACTTTTGTAAGTATAATTCTAGCTCATTTTATATATAAGAATGATAGGTTAAATTTAAATAAGATAATAGGATGTGTTATTGGATTTATAGGAGTAGTAATTGTTAACTTAAATGGAGAATCATTAGGAGGAACATCTGTCACTTTTAAAGGTGAGGGGTTTATAATGATTGCCGCAATAATATTTGCTGTGTCAGCAATATATGGGAAGAAGATAACTCAAACTCAAGAACCCTCAATAGTAACTGGCTTTCAGTTGTTTATAGGAGGAATTCTTCTTACAGCGCTAGGATTTACATTGGGAGGTAGCTTAGAAGGATTTACAGCGAAATCAACATCACTACTTATATATATGGCATTACTATCATCAATAGCCTTTGCTGTTTGGACACAATTATTAAAATATAACAAAGTAGGATTAATATCAGTATTTAATTTTTTAATACCGGTATTTGGAACATTGCTATCAGCATCAATCTTAGGTGAAAATATATTTGATATTAAGATATTAATAGCGCTTATTTTAGTTTGTTATGGAATATTTCTAGTTTATAGAGTTAAGAAAGAAAAGTAG
- a CDS encoding glutamine synthetase III encodes MNKINEIFASNVFSDAVMKERLPKATYKALKKTIEKGTTLEPDVADVVAAAMKDWAVEKGATHFTHWFQPMTGITAEKHDSFINPTSDGKVILEFSGKELIKGEPDASSFPSGGLRATFEARGYTAWDCTSPAFIKDGSLCIPTAFCSYNGEALDKKTPLLRSMEALNKQALRVLKALGNTTTKRVITTVGPEQEYFLIDKSMYDARKDLILTGRTLFGAKPSKGQELEDHYFGTIKQRISDFMKEVDEELWKLGILAKTKHNEVAPAQHELAPIFSTTNISTDHNQLTMEIMKKVAAKHDLYCLLHEKPFAGVNGSGKHNNWSMGTDDGMNLLEPGKSPHENQQFLLFLCAVIKAVDEYPSLLRVSAANAGNDHRLGANEAPPAIISIFLGDQLEDVLEQIEKGPATSSKSASELTIGVNTLPPLPKDATDRNRTSPFAFTGNKFEFRMVPSSASIAGCNFVLNTIVAETLSEIADKLEKATDLDTEIQSILTNIVKNHKRIIFNGNGYSDEWVAEAERRGLPNIHSTVEAAKALIDEKNQAVLEKHGVLTRVESTSRYEITLENYNKIINIEALTTLEMAKRQILPAVIKFATSLAESINTIKATGVNADISVQTELLTEVSTLTASLNKNVALLEKLVEKADNFDGDIFDLGMMYRYEVFEQMNTLRADADKLETLVDQEFWPIPTYSDMLFNV; translated from the coding sequence ATGAACAAAATCAATGAAATTTTTGCTTCAAATGTATTCAGCGATGCTGTAATGAAAGAACGTCTTCCTAAAGCTACTTATAAAGCTTTAAAAAAGACAATTGAAAAAGGAACTACTCTTGAACCAGATGTAGCAGATGTTGTTGCAGCTGCAATGAAAGATTGGGCTGTTGAAAAAGGTGCTACTCACTTTACTCACTGGTTCCAACCTATGACTGGAATTACTGCTGAAAAGCATGATTCTTTTATAAATCCAACTTCTGACGGAAAAGTTATATTAGAGTTCTCAGGAAAAGAATTAATTAAAGGTGAGCCAGATGCATCTTCATTCCCTTCAGGAGGACTTAGAGCTACTTTTGAAGCTAGAGGATATACTGCATGGGATTGTACTTCACCAGCATTCATAAAAGATGGTTCTTTATGTATACCAACCGCATTCTGCTCTTATAACGGAGAAGCTTTAGATAAGAAAACTCCATTATTACGTTCAATGGAAGCTTTAAACAAACAAGCTCTACGTGTTTTAAAAGCATTAGGTAATACTACTACTAAAAGAGTAATTACAACTGTTGGTCCTGAACAAGAATACTTCCTAATCGATAAGTCAATGTATGATGCTCGTAAAGACCTTATCTTAACAGGAAGAACATTATTCGGAGCAAAACCTTCAAAGGGTCAAGAACTTGAAGATCATTACTTTGGAACAATCAAACAAAGAATTTCTGATTTCATGAAAGAAGTAGACGAAGAACTTTGGAAGCTTGGAATATTAGCTAAAACTAAGCATAATGAAGTTGCTCCTGCTCAACATGAGTTAGCTCCAATATTTAGCACAACAAATATATCAACTGACCATAACCAACTTACAATGGAAATAATGAAGAAAGTTGCTGCAAAACATGATTTATATTGCTTGCTTCATGAAAAACCATTCGCTGGCGTAAACGGGTCAGGTAAACACAATAACTGGTCAATGGGTACTGATGATGGAATGAATCTTCTTGAACCAGGTAAATCTCCACACGAAAATCAACAATTCCTTTTATTCCTTTGTGCTGTAATAAAAGCTGTTGATGAATATCCAAGCTTATTAAGAGTATCAGCTGCTAATGCTGGAAATGATCATAGATTAGGTGCTAACGAAGCTCCTCCTGCTATAATCTCTATCTTCTTAGGCGATCAATTAGAGGATGTATTAGAACAAATTGAAAAGGGTCCAGCTACAAGTTCTAAGTCTGCAAGTGAATTAACTATTGGAGTAAATACATTACCTCCACTTCCAAAGGATGCAACTGATAGAAACAGAACTTCTCCATTTGCGTTTACTGGAAATAAATTTGAATTTAGAATGGTTCCATCTTCTGCTTCAATTGCTGGATGTAACTTTGTATTAAATACTATAGTTGCTGAAACTTTATCTGAAATTGCAGATAAACTTGAAAAAGCTACTGATTTAGATACTGAAATTCAATCAATCTTAACAAATATCGTTAAAAACCATAAGAGAATCATATTCAACGGTAACGGATATTCAGATGAATGGGTTGCTGAAGCAGAAAGAAGAGGACTTCCAAACATCCACTCAACTGTAGAAGCTGCTAAAGCTCTGATAGATGAAAAGAATCAAGCTGTATTAGAAAAGCATGGAGTTTTAACTAGAGTAGAATCAACATCTCGTTATGAAATCACTTTAGAAAACTACAATAAGATTATAAATATTGAAGCTTTAACAACACTTGAAATGGCAAAACGTCAAATTTTACCTGCTGTAATTAAGTTTGCTACAAGTCTTGCAGAATCAATTAATACTATAAAGGCTACTGGTGTGAATGCGGACATATCAGTTCAAACTGAATTATTAACTGAAGTTTCAACATTAACAGCTTCATTAAATAAGAATGTTGCTCTTCTTGAAAAATTAGTTGAAAAAGCTGATAACTTCGATGGAGATATATTCGATTTAGGAATGATGTACAGATATGAAGTATTTGAACAAATGAATACTTTAAGAGCTGATGCTGATAAACTTGAAACTCTAGTAGACCAAGAATTCTGGCCAATTCCAACTTATAGCGATATGTTATTCAACGTTTAA
- a CDS encoding ROK family protein, translating into MRYLVLDVGGSSIKYALMTEDLEFIEKGKKPTPLDKIESFIDVIGEIYDIYKDDIEGIAISMPGVLDSEKGYTYTGGALSYNEGKEIVKILKERCPIKITIENDGKCAALAEVWKGSLKDFDDGVVIVLGTGVGGGIVRNKKIHKGKNFFAGEFSFINTNVNNTENTDECWGSISGSKALINEVAKVKSLPTDELDGYKIFEYANNNDPDILKILDDFTYKLAVQIFNLQCILDPEIFAIGGGISSQEILIQYIKRNVDKYQKSFEIDDLPIPNVVSCKFRNDANLIGALYNFITSK; encoded by the coding sequence ATGAGATATTTAGTGTTAGATGTTGGTGGAAGTTCTATTAAGTATGCACTGATGACAGAGGATTTGGAGTTTATTGAAAAGGGTAAAAAACCAACACCACTTGATAAAATTGAAAGTTTTATAGATGTAATAGGTGAAATCTATGATATATATAAAGATGATATAGAAGGAATAGCTATAAGTATGCCAGGAGTATTAGATAGTGAAAAAGGCTATACTTATACAGGTGGTGCACTGTCATATAATGAAGGTAAAGAGATTGTAAAAATTCTTAAAGAAAGATGCCCGATAAAGATTACAATAGAGAATGATGGAAAATGTGCAGCTTTAGCAGAGGTTTGGAAAGGAAGTTTAAAAGATTTCGATGATGGAGTTGTAATAGTACTAGGAACAGGTGTGGGTGGAGGAATAGTTCGAAATAAGAAAATCCATAAAGGAAAAAACTTCTTTGCAGGTGAGTTTAGCTTTATAAATACAAATGTAAATAATACTGAGAACACGGATGAGTGTTGGGGATCTATAAGTGGTTCTAAAGCATTGATAAATGAAGTTGCAAAGGTAAAAAGTCTTCCGACAGATGAATTAGATGGGTATAAAATATTTGAATATGCAAATAATAACGATCCAGATATTCTTAAAATTTTAGATGATTTCACTTATAAGCTAGCAGTACAAATTTTTAATTTACAGTGTATATTAGATCCAGAAATATTTGCAATTGGTGGAGGGATAAGTAGTCAAGAGATATTGATACAATATATTAAGAGGAATGTGGACAAGTATCAGAAGAGTTTTGAAATTGATGATTTACCAATACCTAATGTAGTTAGCTGTAAGTTTAGAAATGATGCTAATCTCATAGGAGCACTATACAATTTTATAACTAGCAAATAA
- a CDS encoding DeoR/GlpR family DNA-binding transcription regulator, which produces MIGKEGYENFNRDNIFSYKERLKLNVNEKTKIVEKAMKFIHNNKTYFFDVSTSIEFLSRSLDKKVTIFTHSIDNFNILSEKSGMVVNLIDGKFNKKNRFFYRRNYDEYFSGVEFEAAFIGAGAIKGNGIYYENEEDAYIKGEIVKRAKKVILLAEHQKYEKDAFYKGLNLDQVDIIIVDPISVSFFSDIMELHNIKINPKSLVII; this is translated from the coding sequence ATGATTGGGAAAGAAGGATATGAAAATTTTAATAGAGACAATATATTTTCATATAAGGAGAGGTTGAAATTAAATGTTAATGAAAAAACTAAGATTGTTGAAAAGGCAATGAAATTTATTCATAACAATAAAACATATTTTTTTGATGTTTCTACTAGTATTGAATTTCTTTCAAGATCATTAGATAAAAAAGTAACCATATTTACTCATTCCATAGATAATTTTAATATACTTTCAGAAAAGAGTGGGATGGTAGTAAATTTGATTGATGGAAAATTTAATAAGAAAAATCGCTTTTTCTATAGAAGGAATTATGATGAGTATTTCAGCGGAGTTGAGTTTGAGGCAGCATTTATAGGTGCTGGAGCTATAAAAGGTAATGGCATTTATTATGAAAATGAAGAAGACGCTTATATTAAAGGGGAAATTGTGAAAAGGGCTAAGAAGGTTATTTTGCTTGCCGAACATCAAAAGTATGAAAAAGATGCCTTTTATAAAGGGTTAAACCTAGATCAGGTAGATATTATTATTGTTGATCCAATCTCGGTTTCTTTTTTTAGTGATATTATGGAATTGCATAATATTAAAATTAATCCTAAAAGTCTAGTGATTATATAA
- a CDS encoding response regulator transcription factor: MNILIVEDERDIRNLISLHMRKENYEVYEASDGREALNIFENEKIDLILLDIMMPNVDGISVIQKVRAISTIPIICITAMGNDSDKVLALGLGADDYLVKPISPIELSARVASNLRRCYKYAEHKDIIYSTGELKLFTETFEVYKGNRKIDLNPKEFKILKLLVSNLGKVFTKKQIYEEVWEEAYFGDSNNIMVHLSHIREKIEDDPKNPIYIKTIRGIGYKIERVAMHES, translated from the coding sequence ATGAATATTCTAATAGTTGAAGATGAAAGAGATATTAGAAATCTTATTTCATTGCATATGAGAAAGGAAAACTATGAAGTTTATGAAGCTTCCGATGGACGAGAAGCTTTAAATATATTTGAAAATGAAAAAATAGATTTAATTTTATTAGATATAATGATGCCAAATGTTGATGGGATTTCAGTGATACAAAAGGTACGAGCCATCTCTACTATTCCTATAATTTGTATTACAGCGATGGGGAACGATTCTGATAAAGTTTTGGCTTTAGGACTTGGAGCTGATGATTATCTAGTAAAGCCTATAAGTCCAATTGAATTATCTGCAAGAGTGGCATCTAATCTTAGAAGATGTTACAAATATGCTGAGCATAAGGACATAATTTATTCGACAGGAGAATTAAAACTATTTACTGAGACTTTTGAAGTTTATAAGGGGAACAGAAAGATTGATCTAAATCCAAAGGAATTCAAAATTTTAAAGTTATTAGTTTCAAATTTAGGGAAAGTATTTACTAAGAAACAAATATATGAAGAAGTATGGGAGGAAGCTTATTTTGGAGACTCTAATAATATAATGGTTCATTTAAGTCATATTAGAGAGAAAATAGAGGATGATCCTAAGAATCCAATCTACATAAAAACCATAAGAGGGATAGGTTATAAAATTGAGAGGGTTGCAATGCATGAAAGCTAA
- a CDS encoding Tex family protein, whose amino-acid sequence MNSIEERIAKELEIKLSQVQNVIGLLDDGNTVPFISRYRKEATGGLSDEVLRKLSERLTYLRNLEERKADVTRLIKEQEKYTDEIGKALESATTLTEVEDIYRPFKPKKRTKATIAVEKGLKPLAELILEGKFSGDLDEEAAKYISEEKGVTNSQEAIQGALDIIAESISDEAKYRKYIREFVIREGNIESKGSSDEPTPYEMYYEYSEAVNKIPPHRILAINRGEKEKILNVKITVNEDKIIQYLENQVLKGNETLDEKLKLAIRDSLKRLIYPSIEREIRSELTDIGEEGAIKIFKENLKALLLQAPIKGKVVMGYDPGFRTGCKIAILDATGKFLENTAVYPTVPKRDIEGTKKTLKALIAKHNVDVISLGNGTASRESEEVIAEMITEIKNETGKELAYVIVSEAGASVYSASELATKEYPDLDVTVRGAISIGRRLQDPLAELVKIDPKAIGVGQYQHDVTPKKLEESLAGVVEDSVNTVGVDLNIATPSLLTHISGINASIAKNIVDYREEVGRFTSRKELLKVKRLGQKAYEQCAGFLRVDDSKEPLDNTSVHPESYDIAKKLIEILGYNKEDLKNNKLGDIDERAQSQGLKKLSETLEVGEMTLKDIIKELKKPGRDPREEMPKPILKTGIIELKDLKPGMVLAGTVRNVSDFGAFVDIGVHQDGLVHKSQMANRFVKHPLDIVKVGDIVKVAILEVDEKRKRISLTMKDIDESAEV is encoded by the coding sequence ATGAATTCAATTGAAGAAAGAATCGCAAAAGAATTAGAAATAAAGTTAAGTCAGGTTCAAAATGTTATTGGACTTTTAGATGATGGAAATACAGTTCCATTTATTTCAAGATATAGAAAAGAAGCAACAGGAGGACTTTCAGATGAAGTCTTAAGAAAATTATCTGAAAGACTTACTTATCTAAGAAATTTAGAAGAAAGAAAAGCTGATGTTACAAGGCTTATAAAAGAACAAGAAAAATATACTGACGAAATAGGAAAAGCTTTAGAAAGTGCAACGACCTTAACAGAAGTTGAAGATATATATAGACCTTTCAAACCTAAAAAGAGAACAAAAGCAACAATAGCAGTAGAAAAGGGATTAAAGCCTCTTGCTGAACTAATTTTGGAAGGAAAATTCAGTGGGGACTTAGATGAAGAGGCGGCTAAGTATATAAGTGAAGAAAAGGGAGTTACAAATAGCCAAGAAGCTATTCAAGGAGCTTTAGATATAATAGCTGAAAGCATTTCTGATGAAGCTAAGTACAGAAAGTATATAAGAGAATTTGTTATTAGAGAAGGTAATATAGAATCAAAGGGAAGTTCAGATGAGCCAACTCCATATGAAATGTATTATGAATATTCTGAAGCAGTAAATAAGATACCACCTCATAGAATATTAGCTATAAACAGAGGGGAAAAAGAAAAAATCCTAAATGTTAAGATAACTGTTAATGAAGATAAGATAATTCAATACTTAGAAAATCAAGTATTAAAAGGTAATGAAACTTTAGATGAAAAATTAAAACTTGCAATTAGAGATTCGTTAAAAAGATTAATTTATCCATCTATAGAAAGAGAGATAAGAAGTGAATTAACTGATATAGGTGAAGAAGGTGCTATTAAGATATTTAAAGAAAACTTGAAAGCATTGTTATTACAAGCGCCTATTAAAGGAAAAGTAGTAATGGGATATGATCCAGGATTTAGAACTGGTTGTAAAATAGCGATTCTAGATGCAACAGGAAAATTTTTGGAAAATACAGCAGTATATCCTACAGTGCCTAAAAGAGATATCGAAGGAACGAAGAAAACTTTAAAAGCTCTTATTGCTAAACATAATGTTGATGTTATATCCCTTGGAAATGGTACAGCATCAAGAGAATCAGAAGAAGTTATTGCTGAAATGATTACGGAGATAAAAAATGAAACTGGAAAAGAATTAGCATATGTAATAGTATCTGAAGCAGGAGCGTCGGTTTATTCAGCATCAGAGCTTGCAACTAAGGAATATCCAGATTTAGATGTTACAGTAAGAGGAGCAATTTCAATAGGAAGAAGGCTGCAAGATCCACTTGCGGAACTAGTTAAGATAGATCCTAAGGCTATAGGAGTAGGACAATATCAACATGATGTTACTCCTAAAAAGTTAGAAGAATCTTTAGCAGGTGTAGTAGAGGACTCAGTTAACACTGTTGGAGTTGACTTAAATATAGCAACACCATCGCTTTTAACACATATTTCGGGAATAAATGCATCTATCGCTAAAAATATTGTTGACTATAGAGAAGAAGTTGGAAGATTCACTTCAAGAAAAGAACTATTAAAAGTTAAGAGATTAGGTCAAAAGGCTTATGAGCAATGTGCTGGATTTTTAAGAGTTGATGATAGCAAAGAACCTTTGGATAATACATCTGTGCATCCAGAGTCTTATGATATAGCTAAGAAGCTAATAGAAATACTTGGTTACAATAAAGAAGACCTTAAGAATAATAAATTAGGGGACATTGATGAAAGAGCTCAATCCCAAGGATTAAAAAAATTAAGTGAAACATTGGAAGTTGGGGAAATGACTCTAAAGGATATAATAAAAGAATTAAAGAAGCCAGGCAGAGACCCTAGAGAAGAAATGCCAAAGCCAATACTAAAAACGGGAATAATAGAACTTAAAGACTTAAAACCTGGGATGGTTTTAGCTGGAACTGTTAGAAATGTATCGGATTTTGGAGCATTTGTAGATATAGGAGTGCATCAAGATGGATTAGTTCACAAAAGTCAAATGGCAAATAGATTTGTAAAGCATCCTTTAGATATAGTTAAAGTTGGAGATATAGTGAAGGTAGCGATATTAGAAGTTGATGAAAAGAGAAAGAGAATATCATTAACTATGAAAGATATTGATGAATCAGCAGAAGTATAG
- a CDS encoding sensor histidine kinase: MKAKRIKRSVTTELFFIYFLGYIAINIILLIAIIGSIVVYGTLCGPNTYNSYFGGLQNKLVKDYTSITDGDLSDIDGFMVKINNENKVLYMRGHVIEEFKNINLQSYMYLFGLTKDNEESLNDDIRTMFALSDFNNSIIETKDNVKYSLYSKYLKEEDSLVVVGFPYSEITKPNRITKVIPHNLIIKIMGAFNVLLILSIVYILAKATSSAFIKPIKTLLAGVIEISHGNYNIRLDIDKKNEFLELANGFNMMAGTIQNEKSQKEKLQKIKEDLILDISHDLKNPLSSILGYSEILINNNDLDEKEKLEYLNIINKNSQRANKLITDLFEFSLYDNSDYKMITVKADIAEFVRQIIANYIPEFDHKKFEYDFEIIEEPYYVMINEEKLSRAINNVLDNKVKYNPVGSRIGVKTEVRDNYFYIILSDNGECIPQKYRENIFNPFVRVDKSRNSKTGGTGLGLSITKKILNKHNGDIRIIDSEIGTTFEIMLPLVVFKNKI, translated from the coding sequence ATGAAAGCTAAAAGAATAAAAAGGAGTGTTACAACAGAGTTATTTTTTATATATTTTTTGGGATATATAGCTATAAACATAATACTATTAATAGCGATTATTGGCTCAATTGTTGTTTATGGAACTTTATGCGGACCTAATACATATAATTCTTATTTTGGAGGGCTACAAAATAAGCTTGTAAAAGATTATACGAGTATAACGGATGGGGATTTGTCTGATATAGATGGTTTCATGGTAAAAATAAATAATGAGAATAAAGTTCTTTACATGAGGGGACATGTTATCGAGGAATTTAAAAATATAAATTTGCAAAGCTATATGTATTTATTTGGATTAACAAAGGATAATGAAGAATCACTAAATGATGATATTAGAACAATGTTTGCATTATCAGATTTCAATAATTCAATAATTGAAACAAAAGATAATGTTAAATATTCACTATATAGCAAGTATCTAAAAGAAGAAGATTCTTTAGTGGTAGTTGGATTCCCGTATTCAGAGATTACAAAGCCGAATAGAATCACCAAAGTAATTCCTCATAATCTAATAATAAAAATAATGGGTGCGTTCAATGTTCTATTAATTCTCTCGATAGTGTATATTTTAGCTAAAGCAACTTCTAGCGCATTTATAAAACCAATAAAGACATTATTGGCTGGAGTAATAGAGATATCTCATGGCAATTATAATATACGTTTAGATATAGATAAAAAGAATGAATTTCTTGAATTAGCAAATGGATTTAATATGATGGCAGGAACTATACAAAATGAAAAAAGTCAAAAGGAAAAATTACAGAAGATAAAAGAGGATTTAATATTAGATATATCGCATGATTTAAAAAACCCTCTTTCATCAATTTTAGGATATAGTGAGATTTTAATTAATAATAATGATTTAGATGAAAAGGAAAAGTTAGAATACTTAAACATAATAAATAAGAATTCACAAAGAGCAAATAAATTAATAACAGACTTGTTTGAATTTTCATTATATGATAATTCTGATTATAAAATGATTACCGTAAAAGCAGATATAGCTGAATTTGTTAGACAAATAATAGCAAACTATATTCCGGAATTTGATCATAAAAAGTTCGAATATGATTTTGAAATAATTGAAGAGCCCTATTATGTAATGATAAATGAAGAAAAGTTATCTAGAGCTATAAATAATGTTTTGGACAATAAAGTTAAATACAATCCTGTAGGAAGTAGAATAGGAGTAAAAACAGAAGTGAGAGATAATTATTTCTATATTATATTATCAGATAACGGTGAATGTATTCCTCAAAAGTATAGAGAAAATATATTTAATCCATTTGTTAGAGTTGATAAATCAAGAAACTCAAAAACTGGAGGAACAGGACTTGGATTATCTATCACAAAGAAGATATTAAATAAACATAATGGTGATATTAGAATTATAGATAGTGAAATAGGGACAACTTTTGAGATAATGCTCCCACTTGTTGTATTTAAGAATAAAATCTAA